The proteins below are encoded in one region of Sulfolobus islandicus Y.N.15.51:
- a CDS encoding lipoate--protein ligase family protein, translated as MKGKSMLIKNGDLLDSVAIPASLVEESRRLNVPIMAVVGSKISGVSLGYFQDLDTEVNLEEAKRRGIQVVRRLGVGGGTIYSDKNSSMALYMAMPSDFFPNMDKAFCQIGSATAHAYYKLEVKGAWYDHIGDVRVGSPKSHKKITGFGFTTIGNTLVLNMVIGIGKLNVEEMVKVLRIPPEKFKDKTAKGPQDYVSSVEEETGYKPSMEEVYNAFVSSFGETLRLDLEEHELSDEAKKIREEYRKIASSEEHLYLRSSGKRFANIPPNHVLGFARYKARKLLVVHLLTDKKVIKDIMISGDFYCSPTQYLFDFENSLKGIEINNLEEISKKVSELYSRNGWEMPMVSQEDILTVIKMAIGGEIKIIF; from the coding sequence ATGAAAGGAAAGAGTATGTTAATTAAAAACGGGGATCTCCTAGATAGTGTAGCAATTCCAGCTTCATTAGTTGAGGAGTCTAGAAGACTAAACGTCCCTATAATGGCTGTTGTAGGCAGTAAAATTAGTGGTGTAAGTTTAGGGTATTTCCAAGACTTAGATACTGAAGTAAATTTAGAGGAGGCTAAGAGAAGGGGTATTCAAGTTGTAAGGAGATTAGGTGTGGGAGGAGGTACAATATATAGTGACAAAAATTCAAGTATGGCACTATATATGGCAATGCCTTCAGATTTCTTTCCTAACATGGACAAGGCATTCTGTCAAATAGGTTCGGCTACAGCTCATGCATATTACAAATTAGAGGTTAAGGGAGCATGGTATGATCATATAGGAGATGTTAGAGTTGGTTCTCCTAAAAGTCATAAGAAAATAACTGGCTTCGGATTCACTACAATAGGCAATACATTAGTCCTTAACATGGTAATAGGAATAGGTAAGTTAAACGTGGAAGAGATGGTTAAAGTTTTGAGAATCCCTCCAGAGAAGTTTAAGGATAAGACTGCTAAGGGTCCTCAAGATTATGTTTCTTCAGTTGAAGAGGAAACTGGCTATAAACCATCAATGGAAGAAGTTTACAATGCCTTTGTGAGTAGTTTCGGAGAGACCTTAAGGTTAGATTTAGAAGAGCATGAACTTTCAGATGAAGCTAAAAAGATCAGAGAGGAGTATAGAAAAATTGCCTCCTCTGAAGAGCATTTATACTTAAGGTCCAGTGGTAAGAGGTTTGCAAATATACCACCGAATCACGTTTTAGGATTCGCAAGATATAAGGCTAGAAAGCTACTCGTTGTTCATTTATTAACTGATAAAAAGGTTATTAAGGATATTATGATTAGCGGAGATTTTTACTGTAGTCCTACGCAATATTTATTTGATTTCGAGAATAGCTTAAAGGGAATTGAAATAAACAATTTAGAAGAAATTAGTAAAAAGGTATCTGAATTATATTCTAGGAATGGATGGGAAATGCCAATGGTAAGTCAAGAGGACATTTTAACAGTAATAAAAATGGCAATAGGAGGCGAAATCAAAATAATTTTTTAA